From Streptobacillus felis, a single genomic window includes:
- a CDS encoding PadR family transcriptional regulator, with translation MQISSDILDFCVLSCLCKEDLYGYILTQKVQEKIKISESTLYPVLRRLQKKEFLETYDSSFQGRNRRYYKITEMGKEELIKFIDEWKTLKNEIDLFIEEAGLND, from the coding sequence ATGCAAATTAGTAGTGATATTTTAGATTTCTGTGTTTTATCCTGTTTATGTAAAGAAGACTTATATGGATATATTTTAACTCAAAAGGTACAAGAGAAAATAAAGATAAGTGAATCAACACTTTATCCTGTACTTAGAAGATTACAAAAAAAAGAGTTTTTAGAAACATATGATAGTTCCTTTCAAGGTAGAAATAGGAGATATTACAAAATAACTGAAATGGGCAAAGAAGAACTTATTAAATTTATAGATGAATGGAAAACGTTAAAAAATGAAATTGATTTATTTATAGAGGAGGCTGGATTAAATGACTAA
- a CDS encoding DUF1700 domain-containing protein, giving the protein MTKREFMRNLDNYLKDLDYSDKKSVFDYYEEYFADLNIEENDNIPEDMDPKKISRDILMEFGINTEKKGKQKGSLTSILLFLGGIITAPIAIPVILFLIIFIPLILFLVLGAIALPFYIIWAIITAPFKFVGLGIGSSFFMGTVGLIFLAIGLMIIFVPILVSILKLVFTLISNILMKIYASVTDKEYKKYSYSKEDIEIEFEDSAYEYEHIDKIVLNDIFGKVEIRKGNKNSVRLSDTSNSILLEKIYMDGVLNLSMDGKNETNILNDFPRLLIEYREKDLDVDVENIFGKLKYEYPESGTLNVESIMGKLQIDLGNGEDVNLNVKNKLGKVKIYSRINQYTGSNKIINVSSLLGKVEIF; this is encoded by the coding sequence ATGACTAAAAGAGAATTTATGAGAAATTTAGATAATTATTTAAAAGATTTAGATTATTCTGATAAAAAATCAGTTTTTGATTATTATGAAGAATACTTTGCAGATTTAAATATAGAAGAAAATGACAATATACCAGAAGACATGGATCCTAAAAAGATTTCAAGGGATATATTGATGGAATTTGGGATTAATACTGAAAAAAAGGGTAAACAAAAAGGTTCTTTAACTTCAATATTACTTTTCCTTGGAGGAATAATTACAGCCCCAATAGCTATACCAGTAATCCTATTTTTAATAATATTCATACCTTTAATACTATTTTTAGTATTAGGAGCAATAGCTTTACCTTTTTATATAATTTGGGCAATAATCACAGCACCATTTAAGTTTGTAGGTTTAGGTATAGGTAGTTCATTTTTTATGGGTACAGTTGGATTAATATTTTTAGCTATAGGATTAATGATAATATTTGTACCTATACTTGTTTCAATACTTAAGTTGGTATTTACACTTATTTCTAATATTTTAATGAAAATATATGCTTCTGTAACAGATAAAGAATACAAAAAATATTCATATAGCAAGGAAGATATAGAAATAGAATTTGAAGATAGTGCATATGAATATGAACATATAGACAAGATAGTATTAAATGATATTTTTGGTAAGGTAGAGATAAGAAAAGGTAATAAAAATAGTGTTAGATTAAGTGATACTAGTAATAGTATATTGTTAGAGAAGATATATATGGATGGAGTACTTAATTTAAGTATGGATGGAAAGAATGAAACAAATATATTAAATGATTTTCCAAGACTTTTAATAGAATATAGGGAGAAAGATCTTGATGTAGATGTAGAAAATATTTTTGGTAAATTAAAATATGAATATCCTGAATCTGGAACATTAAATGTTGAATCTATAATGGGTAAATTACAAATAGATTTAGGTAATGGAGAAGATGTAAATTTAAATGTAAAAAATAAGCTAGGTAAAGTAAAAATATATAGCAGAATAAATCAGTATACTGGTTCTAATAAGATAATTAATGTATCTTCGTTATTAGGTAAAGTTGA